In the Paramisgurnus dabryanus chromosome 5, PD_genome_1.1, whole genome shotgun sequence genome, one interval contains:
- the LOC135732226 gene encoding uncharacterized protein — MISPDAHPSLNSTMASVNKNKLEAVLMLGDVFVEEIQKCNRESHTPKPEVTRPKVTWWKRDCHGQRVTTNKRRKKESSTVSTSPCASSSITASCTSSYQYSDFNMQRLEDILQDSESIDVENLAPQPPMSSWSERQKGVQQCWQQARPQNLANLLTAENIVQMTCNHCHKKEAIIRCGECLPSEWFCAECDQLVHKRHTLHSRQTTMYGFFKYIPPTEFVKLHDEKYIICEQDCLLPTSFPPRICSCDTGDVAISAGRSIILVCINGRYNLKIPELTCKHCNKQWAPAVSDLVRSGYWPATMQAQTLFHRDLFHSFEAMKTAAPGMSVKAFTAMLDQRTRQFGRTGKVNVDAFQRSFLQYVYCNSEKNQLLGKEPFVCPACSPDMVAVSVDGNRKLYRFQKTNQSEEPGFFDGVFLAQDSEVSNFVEEVRGAVKNIAGKAMCGESHWRAARETSKQANKLDEEGVEIAVCRHGFLLKGLNMYRGEIFAYPMFLQNQFQDATFLAMDVTCRYVPYLEKVSEALTHLQPLRKMKHCLSVMHAKAHNTKCEILWNARNQEGAGTTLGEEVEQVNSFLSRCALTTKYMTKSVRTDMLTVHATGWNRRKENGLHIALSSRFKKTIEKTLDATESLKNMKDQLHCSDDMLKQWVVDVNQWASSGNTGATHVDARGLQISIEALFVSICQKKHYLYRQNDGVNIITKKKLFDQLMLVSRLTEEKEILVKEMMQHCQYLKNSVAKVQSLMATVSECTQTGNYPNGFTEDGCKGLLSLLKRRLQDLRLKQQTVACTYRGILEKTPRLLEEEELEIEEEMDWQSDLSSEDEDDEELGTHVN, encoded by the exons ATGATTTCACCTGATGCGCATCCATCTTTAAACAG taCAATGGCAAGtgttaacaaaaacaaactcGAAGCTGTTCTTATGCTTGGGGATGTATTTGTTGAAGAGATACAG AAATGTAACCGCGAGTCACATACTCCGAAGCCTGAAGTCACAAGACCTAAAGTGACCTGGTGGAAGAGGGACTGTCATGGACAACGCGTGACCACCAACAAACGGAGGAAAAAAGAGTCATCTACTG TTAGTACGTCTCCATGTGCAAGTTCCTCCATCACAGCCTCATGTACTAGCAGCTACCAATATTCTG ATTTTAACATGCAGAGGCTTGAGGACATTCTGCAGGACTCTGAGAGCATTGATGTTGAAAATCTTGCTCCACAGCCACCAATGTCCAGTTGGTCTGAAAGGCAGAAAGGGGTCCAACAATGTTGGCAACAGGCGAGGCCACAAAACCTTGCCAACTTGTTGACAGCTGAGAACATCGTCCAAATGACATGTAATCACTGTCACAAGAAAGAAGCCATCATTCGTTGTGGGGAGTGTTTACCATCTGAGTGGTTTTGTGCAGAGTGTGATCAACTGGTACATAAACGCCACACTCTGCACAGTAGGCAAACCACAATGTATGGTTTTTTTAAGTACATCCCTCCAACAGAGTTTGTGAAACTCCATGATGAGAAATACATCATCTGTGAACAAG ATTGTTTGCTGCCAACATCCTTTCCTCCAAGGATATGCTCCTGTGACACTGGTGATGTTGCAATCTCTGCTGGTAGATCCATCATACTGGTTTGCATAAATG GCCGTTACAATCTTAAGATCCCGGAGCTTACATGCAAACATTGCAATAAGCAATGGGCCCCAGCAGTCAGTGACTTAGTAAGGAGTGGTTACTGGCCCGCTACCATGCAAGCACAGACACTGTTCCACCGAGATCTGTTCCATTCCTTTGAGGCTATGAAGACAGCAGCTCCAGGAATGTCAGTAAAAGCCTTCACAGCAATGTTGGACCAGAGAACGAGGCAATTTGGAAGA ACTGGCAAAGTGAATGTAGATGCTTTTCAGAGGAGCTTTCTGCAATACGTGTACTGCAACTCTGAAAAGAACCAACTTCTGGGAAAGGAGCCATTTGTCTGTCCAGCCTGTAGCCCTGACATGGTGGCTGTTTCAGTTGATGGTAACCGAAAACTCTACAGGTTCCAGAAAACAAACCA GAGTGAAGAGCCAGGATTCTTTGATGGAGTGTTTTTAGCCCAGGACTCTGAGGTGTCCAATTTTGTTGAGGAAGTCCGGGGGGCTGTCAAAAAT ATTGCAGGAAAAGCGATGTGTGGGGAATCCCACTGGAGAGCAGCAAGAGAGACATCAAAGCAGGCCAACAAGTTGGATGAAGAAGGAGTTGAAATTGCTGTGTGCAGGCATGGATTCTTACTCAAAG GTCTGAACATGTATAGAGGAGAAATATTTGCGTATCCAATGTTTCTCCAAAATCAGTTCCAGGATGCTACGTTTTTGGCTATGGATGTGACCTGCCGTTATGTGCCATATCTGGAGAAGGTGTCAGAGGCCCTGACTCATCTTCAGCCTCTTCGGAAAATGAAACATTGCTTGTCCGTTATGCATGCCAAAGCCCACAATACAAAATGCGAG ATTCTGTGGAATGCGAGGAACCAGGAAGGTGCGGGAACCACTCTTGGTGAAGAAGTAGAGCAAGTAAATAGTTTTCTTTCCAGATGTGCTCTGACCACAAAATATATGACCAAGTCAG TGAGAACTGATATGCTTACTGTCCATGCAACTGGGTGGAATCGGCGTAAAGAGAATGGCCTCCACATTGCCTTGTCTTCCAGATTCAAAAAG ACCATAGAAAAGACTTTGGATGCAACAGAGAGCCTGAAGAATATGAAGGACCAGTTGCATTGCTCTGATGACATGTTAAAACAGTGGGTTGTTGATGTAAACCAGTGGGCCAGTAGTG GAAATACAGGAGCCACTCATGTTGATGCTCGTGGTTTACAGATCTCAATTGAAGCACTCTTTGTCAGCATTTGTCAGAAGAAACACTATCTTTATAGACAAAATG ACGGTGTCAACATTATTACTAAGAAGAAGCTCTTTGACCAGCTAATGCTTGTCTCACGACTGACAGAAGAAAAGGAGATCCTTGTTAAGGAAATGATGCAGCACTGTCAGTACCTTAAAAACTCTGTAGCAAAGGTTCAGTCACTGATGGCCACTGTTTCAGAGTGCACACAAACAGGAA ACTATCCAAATGGATTCACAGAGGATGGGTGCAAGGGCCTCCTCTCTCTACTCAAGAGAAGACTGCAAGACCTCAGACTCAAACAGCAGACTGTGGCATGCACATATAGAGGCATTCTTGAAAAAACTCCTAGGCTACTGGAAGAGGAGGAATTGGAAATAGAGGAAGAAATGGACTGGCAAAGTGACCTCAGCTCTGAGGACGAAGACGATGAAGAATTGGGGACCCACGTAAATTGA